The sequence below is a genomic window from Chaetodon trifascialis isolate fChaTrf1 chromosome 18, fChaTrf1.hap1, whole genome shotgun sequence.
aaaacacaatgattcttattttcaggtgattcttCACCAATGAAAATATAGCCATTAATGTTATAttgcatttctgccatattctacTAACAGATCCCCCTCCATCTCAtacactggccctttaaattACACTACActaaataatttatttattactgCTTATCAGCCATTTCAAAAATACAGTTGAATCTAATGTCTGTAGTAGTCATGAACTGTCACCTTGTGTTGCAAACTGCAAAGATAATCAGTGGCCTGTGGCAGCAGCTGAATGTGAGCACAAATGCATCTTAATTGCAACATCGCAAGCAGCTTCAACAGTTTGGGCTGTGAGAAAAATGATTGTTTCTACATGAAAAACTTCGGTCAGCGACTCTGACAAAAAAACCCATCTTCTTCAACAGCTTTTGGGGCAGGATGGCACGGACGGAGACTGATCATTGAGTTTCTAAAACAGACATCTCCTTTCTGTTAGTATTTGTTTACGGTGTTATTTTTAACGTTAACCAGAAATAACTGCATGCCCTTTACAGTCTTGGAAACAATGTACACAAAGTGCAAGTACATACTGAATACAAGAAAATATTAATCTGCAGTTATAACTTCCCATGATGACACAAAATTCAATATGTTTTTTGATAAAAAACCACACAACATCTTCATAACTCGTGTAGATCATTTGCTTCCCCGTCATTCTCACCTGGAGCTGTGAGAGGTGCAACACAACAAACTGACCCCTGCTCCTCAGACCCCGCAGTCATTGGTTCTGTCTTGGAGTTTGcgggtgaggatgaggagggtggagagggaggCGACTGAAATGTGGAAGATCAGCTGCCACACGTTCCTCAGGCCGAGCAGGTAGAGGTTGCATAGGACGATCACACTCAACAGAGTGAAGGACTTGTGTTTCTTCAGAGATGAATGGAACAGGTAGAGGTGGCACTGTGGACACAAGAAAGGAAGAAGAGTGTCACAAAGAGTGCGATGTGGGTGGTTTGTAGTGAGCAGGTTTGTGCTGAAAATGTGAACTAAattcacctgaaacacacagcagacaaacgCCAGAAGAAACGCCACAACATTTCCTATACCTTCATAATCAtcctgcacacagagagaggagtgaaatCAAACAAAGCAGCGATTTATCAGTCAGGTGAAAGTCCACATAATTCAAAATGTACCACATTTATTCCAGATTAGAGCCTATTCTCACAAGAGTGGCAATTTAGCAGTTTTTTTGCAGACCTCATCATTATGAAACCTCTGCTTTCGTAGCAAAATGCTAATGAACAGCAGCCAGTTCAGCCGGCTCAGCATATCTTTAATTAATGTTAGCTTATTCATGACTATTTCTGAATGAAATCTCCAACTTAACATAACAAATGGCTTCGTTAAGTAAGAAGGCTGTAGTATAGCTTTTTCTCACAATGTTTTCAATATACAACATATTTTTCATGTATTATTAAATAAAAGTTATGGCGCATAAACATGCTGGACTCCTTTTTGGGTGTATTAAAGATATCTGAGATTGGATGCTGGCACATACCTGGAATGTGTACTCTATGAGATGAACACCACGGATTATGTTCAATGACGCACACATGATGTTTAGGACCAGCGAGAGGATGCCTGGCGCCGTCACTGGCTCGAGTCTTACATTGTGACCTGACAATAAGCAAAGGAAAGAAGCGGTAAAATcagtgaaaaataacaaaacacatttcctcatttctgcCATACAGACACAAAATGCTGTTGTGCTTATTGTCATATAACAGTCTCACCCGATCCAGGAGCTTGCTCCATGTGCCCATTTGCAATGCCGTTGGTGAGCTCCACTTCATCAAAGTGAATTACTTGTGGTGGGTGGATCCTCAGATCCTCCTGGACCTCCGCCAATGTCACCTCCAGGGCCGGACCACCGCTCTGGTTGTactgctgcttcagcttctGAATTTTGCTGTCTGTCAGTAAGTAACAACAGCTcaaatgtgtgcatttatttttagtttaaagcatcaaaacaaatgagctTTGCCATTCAACACATCATATTTCAATTCAAAGCAAAATACCTAGTAGAAAAAAACTCCAACAGCTAGATGACAAGATTTCTCTTCCTACTCACCAAATTCCAAAAATGGATATGGCCTGTTTGCCAAGGCGACAACAGAGCTATTGAAGCATGCCGTGAACTCCCAGCGCAGATCTTCCAGGAAGCAGAAGGCCTTAGCAACGGGGAGGCTGCCGTGGCACACGCTCATGTAGGATACACCCTCAGACGAGACGAAGCTGAACCggtgagaagagaaaaaaggtgTTTAGTAAACAAACAGCCTGACGCAGTGTGACACGGATGCCCCTGTGAGCAAATGGACAGTGTTATTTTTGCAGTTCCAGAGAGCGTAACTGAGACCGTCTGCTTTGGTTCCCAAATCCTTACAATATGTTGAGCTCCTGGCCCTTGACGGTCCCTCTGTCGGGGAAACGGGCCAGCGCCTTGCTGATGgtcctgagctgctgcttcctctcctggAGCTCTCGGTTGTGTTCAAAGTCTGTGGAGGCTGAGAGGGGGAGTCCATCCCTGACCCGGACCACAAAGGCAAACAGGATCAGAGGCATGATCCACGGGGTCCATGAAGAACACACTGCCTACAGGGGGGCCAAGAGGAAGATCACATCATCAGTATTACTATGTTAGGGCTGCATCTACATCATTTTCTCCAATAATCAATTAACTTCTGCCTATAAAATCccagaaaataatcaaaaatacTCATCACAAGCCCCTCAAATACAACCTGAtatgtcttgtcttgttttgtacaACTAACAGTGATAATTCTGTTTACTATgtcaaaaagggaaaaaaaaacaaaaacaaaacaaaactgaggaTTTCCTTTTTGGCTTTTTGTTACCTGACAGTGACTTAAAAGATGAATTGATTCTAATTGTTAATTGCTGCAGATTCATTTACTACCTATTGACTTAGTGCCTCACTTAATCAAAAAATAACGTCAGCTCTATATATtaaaacacactctgctgccagtttattagaCACATTTAGCTAAAACACAGTCTAATAACACATCCTACCTTCATGGAGGATGTAACTGAACGCTGAAACAGGCgttgattcaactttatggTCATGTTAAAGGCTCGAGGTCTTTTAAATGGAGTTATT
It includes:
- the sec22c gene encoding vesicle-trafficking protein SEC22c, with the translated sequence MPLILFAFVVRVRDGLPLSASTDFEHNRELQERKQQLRTISKALARFPDRGTVKGQELNIFFVSSEGVSYMSVCHGSLPVAKAFCFLEDLRWEFTACFNSSVVALANRPYPFLEFDSKIQKLKQQYNQSGGPALEVTLAEVQEDLRIHPPQVIHFDEVELTNGIANGHMEQAPGSGHNVRLEPVTAPGILSLVLNIMCASLNIIRGVHLIEYTFQDDYEGIGNVVAFLLAFVCCVFQCHLYLFHSSLKKHKSFTLLSVIVLCNLYLLGLRNVWQLIFHISVASLSTLLILTRKLQDRTNDCGV